From the genome of Sphingopyxis sp. DBS4:
ATCACCGACGGCGGCGCGGTCATCACGTCGGCGCCGATCTTCGCGGCTTCGAGGACATGAATGCCGTGGCGCACGCTCGCCACCAGGATTTCGGTGTCATAAGCATAATTGTCATAGATCAGCCGGATGTCGGCGATGAGCTGCATCCCGTCGAAGCCATTGTCGTCGTGGCGGCCCACGAAGGGCGAGACGAAGGTCGCGCCCGCCTTTGCCGCCAGCAGCGCCTGCGTCGCCGAGAAGCAGAGGGTGACGTTGACCATCGTGCCGTCGCTGGTCAGCGCCTTGCACGTCTTGAGCCCGTCGATCGTCAGCGGCACCTTGATGCAGACATTGTCGGCGATCCGGCGGAGAATCTCCGCCTCCTTCATCATCGTTTCATGGTCGAGCGCGACGACCTCGGCCGACACCGGGCCGTCGACGATGGCGCAGATTTCCTTCGTCACTTCCTTGAAGTCCCGCCCCGACTTGGCGATCAGCGACGGGTTGGTCGTCACCCCGTCGAGCAGGCCCGTCGCGGCCAACTCCTGAATGTCGGCAATCTCGGCGGTGTCGGCGAAGAATTTCATGGCGCGGGCGTTCCTGCTGGATGGGTGATTCGGGTGTTGCTGATCCCCTATAACCCTTTCCCCGTCATTGCGAGCGGAGCGAAGCAATCCAGGGCGCGACAAGCCGCCCTGGATTGCTTCGCTCCGCTCGCAATGACGAACTTATAATCTGCTGGCGTTCCATCTTTGTTCCGACTATGCGAAGCCGCATGGCCAAAGCGAAACGCCAATATGTCTGCCAGAATTGCGGCGCCGTCAGCTATCGCTGGCAGGGGCAATGCGCCGATTGTGGCGAGTGGAACACGCTGGTCGAAGAGGCGGCGGAAACCGTCTTTTCGGCCAAGCACGACCTGTCGCGCGGCGGGCGGACGCTGGCGCTCGAAACGCTGGACGCGCACAGCGTCATGCCCGACCGGATGCTCTGCGGTATCGCCGAGTTCGACCGGGCGCTGGGCGGCGGCTTCGTCGCGGGGTCGGCGACGCTGATCGGCGGCGATCCGGGGATCGGCAAATCGACGCTTCTCTTGCAAGCGGCGGGGCGGCTCGCGAAGGCGGGCAAGTCGGTCGTCTATATCAGCGGCGAGGAGGCCGCGGCGCAGGTGCGGCTGCGCGCGCAGCGGCTGGGGCTCGGCGATGCGCCGGTGGCGCTGGCGAGCGCGACGTCGGTGCGCGATATCCTCGCGACGCTTGATAGTCGCACCGCCGATTTCGTCGTCATCGATTCGATCCAGACGATGCACAGCGACCTGATCGACAGCGCCCCCGGGACCGTCAGCCAGGTCCGCGCAAGCGCGCAGGAGTTGATCCGCTACGCCAAGGACAGCGGCGCTGCGATCGTGCTCGTCGGGCATGTGACGAAGGACGGGACGATCGCCGGGCCGCGCGTGCTCGAACATATGGTCGACACGGTACTGGCGTTCGAGGGCGAGCGCAGCCATCTTTATCGCATCCTCCGCGCGGTCAAGAACCGCTTCGGCGGCACCGACGAGATCGGGGTGTTCGCGATGGGCGAGGAAGGGCTCGGCGAAGTCGCCAACCCGTCGAGCCTGTTCCTGACCGATCGCGGCCGCGACGTACCGGGATCGGTGGTCTTCCCTGCCTTGGAAGGCACAAGGCCGGTGCTGGTCGAGGTGCAGGCGCTGACCGTCCGCCTCGCCAGCGGCGCGACGCCGCGCCGCGCGGTTGTCGGCTGGGACAGCGGGCGGCTCGCGATGGTGCTCGCGGTGCTCGAAGCGCGTTGCGGGCTCCAGATGGGTGCGGCCGAAGTCTATCTCAATGTCGCGGGCGGCTATCGCCTCACCGATCCCGCTGCCGACCTCGCGGTCGCGGCGGCGCTGATTTCGGCGTTCAGCGAGCGGCCGGTGCCTGCCGATGCGATCGTTTTCGGCGAGTTGTCGCTGTCGGGCGAAATCCGCCCCGTCGCCCATGACGCGCTGCGCCTCCGCGAGGCGGCGAAGCTCGGCTTTTCGAGTGGTTGGGGGCCAAAGGGCATGAAAGGCGTGAACGGGATCGGCGTCACCGGCTTTGCCCGATTGGGCGAACTGGTTGATCTGATGCTCGGGCGTGACTAGATCGGCTGACATCAAGTTATTCCGTTCGCCCTGAGCTTGTCGAAGGGCTGTTCTTTCTGGCCGGAAGGAGAAAAGGACGGTGCTTCGACAAGCTCAGCACGAACGGTTGTATTTCATGCGTGATTTTTGGATTGCGGTCCGATGGCAAATCTGACGGCCCTCGACATCATCGTGCTGACTCTCGTCGGCGGCGGCGCGGTGCTCGGCTTCCTGCGCGGGCTGGTGCAGGAGGTGACGTCGCTTCTCGCCTGGGTCCTCGCGATCCTCGCGGTGCGCTTTTTCCACCCGCTCGTCACCGATTTCGTCGCGCGCTGGATCGAGGCGCCCGGCGGCGCGGCGATGCTGGCTTTCGTGATCCTGTTCGGCGGGGTCTTCGCGCTCGCCAAATGGGGATCGCGGACGATGGGGCAGCGCAGTCGCGCTTCGCTTGTCGGAGGCTTCGACCGCGGGCTGGGTGCGGGCTTCGGCGCGATCAAGGGGCTGATCGTCGCGACCCTGCTCTTCATGGCGGCGACCTTGCTTTACGACATCGGCTACGGCAACGCGCAGCGCCCGGCGTGGATGACGGACAGCCGCACCTATCCCGCGCTGAGCGCGACAAGTGCGGCGCTGAGCAAGGTGATCGCCGAGCGGCGGGCCGAGGCGCGGTCGGCGCAGGTGGACGCCGACAAGCAGGCCGCGGCGGATGCGAGCGCGCCATGAGCGGCGCGCTCTATAATCGCGACATATTGGCGCTCGCGGTGGGGTCGGTCGATTTCCCGCCGCGCGAAGGCGCGCGCCACCGCATATCGATGCGCGCGCCGCTGTGCGGCAGCGCGATTATCCTCGACGTCGACGCCGACGATCGCGGCCGGGTGAGTGGCATCGGCATGCATGTCGAGGCGTGCGCGCTGGGGCAGGCATCGGCGACGCTGCTCGCGCGCCACGCGGTGGGCAAGACTCTGACCGAACTCCGTGCCGCGCGCAACGCGATCGCAAGCTGGTTCGCGGGCGAGGGCGGGTCGCCTGAATGGCCGGGCTTCGATCTGCTCGCCGCCGCGCAAGCCTATCCCGCGCGTCACGGGGCGATCCTGCTGCCCTTCGATGCCGCGGTCGCGGCGCTTGAGGAACAGGCGGCGCCGGCATGAGCCTGATGGGTCTCGCGGCCGGGGCGGCTGCGGCCGTCAGCGAAACCGCGACCGACGCTGCGCTGCTCGAAGGCGCGATCCTGCTCGGGGTCGCGACGCTGTTCGTGCTGCTCTTCCGTCGCCTCGGTCTCGGCGCGGTGCTCGGCTATCTGATCGCCGGCGCGCTCGTCGGTCCGCACGGATTGGGGCTCGTCGGCGGCGCCGAATCGAAGCTCGCCTTCGCCGAGATCGGCATCGCCTTTCTGCTCTTCCTCGTCGGCCTCGAACTCCACCCGCGGCGGCTCTGGGACATGCGCCGCGCGATCTTCGGACTCGGGCTCGCGCAGGTCGTCGTCACAGGGCTGATCCTCGCCGGGCTGATCTTCGTGACGCTGGGTTTCAGTTGGCAGGCGGCGCTGGCGCTCGGCTTGCCGCTCGCGCTGTCATCGACCGCGCAGGTGCTGCCGAGCCTCAAGAGCTCGGGGCGGATCAACTCGCCCTTCGGCGAAAAGGCCTTTTCGATCCTGCTGTTCCAGGATCTCGCGATCGTGCCGATGATCACGATCATCGCCGCGCTGTCGCGCGCGCCCGCCGATCCGTCGGCGCCGCCGGGGTGGCAGATGGCGCTGACGACGGTTGGCGCGATCTTGATCCTCGTGCTGGTCGGCCGCTTTATCGTCAATCCGCTGCTCCGCCTCGTCGGCCGCTATGGCGAGCGCGAATTGTTCGTGGTCGTCGGATTGCTCGCGGTGCTGGCGAGCGCGGCCTTCATGCACAGCCTCCATTTGTCGACCGCGCTGGGGGCGTTCATCGCGGGGGTTATGCTCGCCGATTCGCCCTATCGGCACGAGATCGAAGCTGACGTCGAGCCGTTCCGCCTCGTCCTGCTCGGCCTCTTCTTCCTCGCGGTCGGGATGGTGCTCGACGTCGGCGTCGTGATGCAGCGGCCGCTGCTGGTGCTCGCGCTCGCCGCCGGGCTGGTCGCGGTCAAGACCGCAGTGCTCACGCTGCTCGTCCGCCTGTTCGGCAAGCCGTGGAGCACCGCGCTCGGCCTCGGCTTGCTCCTGAGCCAGGGCGGCGAATTCGGTTTCCTGCTTTTTACCCAGGCCGCCGATGCGATGCTCGTCGCGCCGGCGGCGGCGAGCCTGTTCAGCGCGGTCGTCACCCTGTCGATGATGACGACGCCGTTCCTGATGCTGTTCGCGCGCAATCTGGAATATTCGCCGGGCAGCGAGGCCGATCTCGACGATCCCGAAAATGCGCCGCGCGGGTCGGCGCTCGTCATCGGCTATGGCCGCTTCGGCCAGATCGTCGCGCAGATGCTCCACGCGGTCGATTGCTCGGTGACGCTGATCGACAAGAAGCCGAGCCAGATCGAACTGTCGGGTCGCTTCGACACCAAAGTCTATTTCGGCGACGGGCTGCGCATCGACGTGCTGCGCCGCGCGGGGGCCGAGGAGGCGCGGCTGATCATCTTCTGCACCGACGACCGCAGCCTCGACGCCGCAGCGCTGGCGCCGGTGGTCGAGGCGTTCCCCAATGCGCGTGTGCTGACGCGCGTGTTCGATCGGCGGCAATTGCTGGCGATCGACGGGGCGGGAACGGTCGGCGCGGTGCGCGAGGTATTCGAAAGCTCGATCGCGCTTGGCGCGATGGCGCTCGAGCAACTCGAGGTCGCGCCGCGCGAGATCGAGGATGTCGAAATGGCGCTGCGCCAGCTCGATGCCGAGCGGCTCGGCATGCAGATGAGCGAGGGCGACCTCGGCGCGGGACATGATTATCGCTTCGTCGCCGGCGGCGGTCGGCAGGCGGCCAGCGTGCTCGAAGCGCTGCGCGAGCGGCGTGCCGCGGCGAAACGCGCGCGCGAAGAGGCCGAAGCCGGTCAGGCGGCCTAATCGCTCGGCCCGGCCGTCGCGAGGCCGCTTGGCCATTCCAAAGTTCAGGAAAGTTCAGCCCTGTGCGCGCTCCGATTTGGACCTCGCGGCGTGCTGACGCGTTCGGCGCGCCCCGCCATGACCGCACCCGCGAGTTAGACAGCGACCTCTTTTGTTCACCAAAGGAAAGAGCCGGATGAAGGCTGGCATAGCCGGATAATGTAGGAAAGGCCTATTTGAAGGCGATGCCTGCTATGGGGTGGGGAGCGGATATTCCCCTCCCTGAAAGGGAGGGGTTAGGGGCGGGTAGCGAGCGTAGCGAGCAACGCGGAAGAGCGCCGCCTTCGGCGGCCACCCACCCCCGCCCCTCCCTTGCAGGGAGGGGAGAAGATAGGTCCGCTTCCGGTCGTTAACTGCTGCCGTCAGCGATCATCGAGAAACGCCGCCACGCTATCCAGTCCATAATCCTCGGTGACGAAGCTCCGTCCGATCCCTCGGGTCAAAATCAGCGGCAGTTTGCCGCCGCGCACTTTCTTGTCGTGCGCCATATGCGCCGCGAGCGCCGCGCCGCCGGTGTTGATCCCTGCGCTTGCGAGGCTGTGCGGCAGGTCGACGCTGGCGAGATGATCGCGCACCCGCGCCGCGTCCTCGGGCGGACAGAGGCCGTTCGCGGCCGAAAATTGATGCGCGAGCACCATGCCCGCAGCGACTGCCTCGCCGTGGAGCAGCCGATCCGAATAGCCGGTCTCCGCCTCGAGCGCGTGGCCGAAGCTATGGCCGAGGTTGAGCAGCGCGCGAATGTCCTGCGTTTCGCGCTCGTCGGCGGCGACGATCCGCGCCTTGGCGGCGACGCTGTGCGCGATCGCCTTATGCCGGGCATCGCCGTCGCCCGCGAGCAGCGCCGCGCCGTTGGCCTCGCACCAGGCGAAGAAGGCGGCATCGTCGATCAGCCCATATTTGACCACCTCGGCATAGCCTGCGCCAAGCTCGCGGCGCGGCAGGGTGGCGAGCGTTGCCGGGTCGATCAGCACCAGCGCGGGCTGGTGGAAGGCGCCGATCAGATTCTTGCCCGCGGTGACGTTGATCGCGGTCTTGCCGCCGACGCTGCTGTCGACCTGCGCGAGCAGCGTGGTCGGCACCTGGACGAAGGCGCAGCCGCGCTTGACGACCGAACAGGCGAAACCGACGAGATCGCCGATCACGCCGCCGCCCAGTGCGATGACATGATCGCTGCGCTCGACCCCTTCGCCGATCAGCCATTCGGTCAGGCGCGCGAGCCCGGCCCAGCTTTTCGAGCTTTCGCCTGCGGGCAGAACGAGCGACGAGACCGTAACGCCCTCCGCCGCCAGCGCGGCGCTCACCGAGTCCAGATAATGCGGCGCGACATGCTCGTCGGTGACGATCATCGTGCGCGGGCGCTTGAGGAGCGGCGCGACGTGGCGGCCGATCTCGCCGATCAGCCCGTCGCCGATCAGGATCGGATAGCTGCGGCTCCCCAGTTCGACGGTCAGGCGTTCCATTTCGACAGGGCCTCCAAGATCGCGCGCACCGTATATTCGTGCGGGCTGGACGCCGAGCTGACGCGGATGTGCGCCTCGGCATAGATGGGGTTGCGGACCGCGGCGAGTTCGCGGAGCACCTGCCCCGGATCGCGGTTCTTGAGCAAGGGGCGGTGGCTGCGCCGCGCGACGCGCTCGACCAGCGTCGGAATGTCGGCATCGAGCCAGATCGACAGGCTGTCCTTCAGGATCAGTGCGCGCGTCTCGTCGTTGATGAAGGCCCCGCCGCCGGTGGCGAGGACGTGCGGCTTCCCCGCGAGCAGCCGCGCGATCACGCGGCGTTCGCCGTCACGGAAATGCGCTTCGCCGAACTTGGCGAACATGTCGGAAATCGTCATGCCCGCAGCGCGCTCGATCTCGTCGTCGGCGTCGGCGAAGGCCATGCCGAGGCGCTGCGCGAGGCGGCGGCCGATCGTCGACTTGCCCGACCCCATCAGTCCGACAAGCACGATCGACCGCTCGCGGATCGACGCGGTCAGGGGACCGGATGCGGCCGGGCCGGGGCTGTTCGGGTTTCGCGACATGATCAATGCCAAAGGGGTTGTAAGACTAAAATATACGTGGGGTGACCCGCAGAAAACCGCCGCTTCTGAAAAATCATCGCCATAGGCGAGCCGCTAGCAGCTACACTTGACATACGCAAACGCAGCAAAGCCTCGCGGTATGATCTGCGTGTCAGATTTTCCCTGGGTTCGCTGAATTAGCGAGTCATTTGCTCATTGGCTTGCTGCCGGCAGCGACAAGGCTGGCCGGCTTGCATGGCATTGCGAACAGCGAACGCGCCGTGTCGCCTGTTTCTTCGCGTTCCCAGCGGCGGCGCGGGAGCCAGTGGAGATTTGATGGCTGTCAAAGGCGAACCGATTTCCACTACCAAGCCGCGCAGATGATCCAAACCATCTTTATTTGATGGAATTGATAATCAGAAAAGGAATAATTGTAGTGTAATTTTCTACAATATTTGTTCGTTGTATCGCTATTTGTCCTACCTTTCCTGCTCGCTGAGCAGATGGATTATCGCCCTTATCTGAATTTTAAGGATGTTCCGGCTTACGGAAGCGTCAATCGGGTTCATAGCGGGGGGTGTATATGCTGGACGATCTTGAGCGACTGACGAAACTCTGGAAAGACGGTGCGCTGAGTGACGCTGAGTTTGAAGCTCAGAAGGGGAAGCTGCTGGCGACGGCACCGGCATCGACCACGGACGGTGACGGGGATTATCGGGAAGAACCAAGATCGAACAAGCTGGCTGTTTATGCAGGGGTTGGTTTGATAGCCGTGGCCGTCGTCGGTGCAGGTGTCCTTGCCTATGACTACACCTCAAACAGCAATAGGATCGTCGCCTCAATCGCCGCGGACGATGAAGCCGCGGCCGCGACGGACGAAGCGCAAGGCCCTGCGACGGCTACTGATGCTGCCCTCCAGCCTGAATCGGCGCGGGAACTGCCGTTGCTTGATGATGACGATCATGCTGCCCGCATGTGCATGGTTGGCGCGGCTCGCACGGGGCAGTCGTTCGATAATTTCATGCAGGCGATGTACTATACGGCGCGGGTCGCTCAGGCCGACAACAGCAATCGACCCTTTATGGCGAAGCTGAGCAGTGCGTCCAACAACGAGCTTTTGAAGAAAGCGTCATTCGGTGCCGTTCCGGACGATAAGCTGCCCCGGTTCATGGAAAGGTGCGAAGAGAAATTTCCGGACTCGCGCAAAGGCGCTGAATTTGGTGCGCCACCGGCTGATATGGCTGAATTCCGTTTCACCTGCTTTGGCGCTGCCGGGGTTCTGAAGGGGATAGCCAGCGAAGCGGGGCAGCAAGCGCTCGTCAGCAAATATGAGAATATGTCGAATCTGCTACGGGCTTCCAATGGAGCGGAATGGTCAACCAGATATGACCTGACGTCGCCGGAGAAAGTGACCAGCCAGATTGACGCCGTCCTCAGCGTGGCGATGCCAAAATACCGGCTCGATACCCTCGCATCAGCCTGTGAGCGTTATGCTCTGTAAACCGGGAGATTATCGGTCTCCTCGTTTGCCGCCTTACACCCTCTGATGGTTGATCGTCTTCCGTTGGCTCCGGCTCTGCGGTAAAGGTCGCGCTTGGCCATGGTTTCGCCGGAGTTTGCGCGGAGGGCACGAATGGGACGAACGGCGGGCATTGGATATTGCGCGAGGCGATGAGATCGGGAAAAGGTCGATGGAGGGCGTGGCTGGCGGGCTTGGCGCTGGTGCTGCTGGCCTTCCTGCTGTTGCTCTTTTATCTGGGGCGGCCGATCGCGCCCCGAATGACCAAGGTGGACGTGACCGACACAATCGCCCAAAGCGGCCCGAGCACAGCCCCCAAGGATAGGTGATGACGAAAAAGCTGCTGACGCTGACTTTGGCCCTGTCGGGTACCGCGATGGCGGCGGCGCTGGTGCTGCCCGCGATCGCGCAGGAATCGCTGCTGCCCGAGGGATTCGGCAATCCGGCCGATACGCCCGCGCCGAAACCTTCGCCGACGCCATCGCCCAGTTCGACCGCGACGCCGAAATCGCCCGCGCCTTCGTCCGCGTCGCCGTCGTCGCCATCGGCCAGCGCCCTGCCGCCCGCTGTCGCCCCGACCCTGAGCGATGCGACGAGCGAAGACGGCGACGAGAGCGGCGACGAGGAAGAGATCGCCTCGGGCGGGCTGAAATACGACCTGCCGCCCGGCGCGCGGCGGCTGCTGACGCGGATCGGGCCGCTGACTCCCGAAACGGGCGGCCTTGCGCCCGATGCTTTTGGCGTGCGCGGCCAATATGCGGCGGCGATCATGCGCAAGACCAGTGGCGCACTGGCTTCGCGCTGGGGGCAGATCTTGCTGCGCCGTGCGCTGTCGTCGGCGATCGACACCCCCGACACGATCAACGGCGCCGACCTCGCCGCCGATCGCGCCGGGCTGCTGCTGCGCATGGGCGAATCGACCGCAGCGCGCTGGATCGTCCAGTCGGTTGACTATGATCGCGCGAGCCCGCGGCTGGTGCAGGTCGCGCAACAGACCTTCCTTGCCAACGCCGATCCGGCCGGGCTCTGCCCCTATGTCCCCGCCGGCCTCGCGCATGGCGAGGAGCAGTCGTGGCGGCTGGCGGCGGCGATCTGCGCCGGGCTGTCGGGCGAGGCCGGTCCGGCCGGCTGGGCGATCGGGCGCGTCCGGTCGAGCGGCAAGATCAGCAATTTCGACATCCTGCTCGCCGAACGCGTGCTCGGCGCGACCGGCGCGGGCCGCCGCTCGACGACGATCGAATGGGACAAGGTCGACCGGCTGACGAGCTGGCGCTTCGGCCTCGCGACCGCGACCGCGATTGGCATTCCCGCCGAGCTTCGCGCCGGCGAGCCCGGATATATGCGCGGCTGGACGGTGCTGGCGCCGATGACCGAGATGGCCGACCGCGTCGCCGCGGCGCCCGACGCGGCGGCGCGCGGCGTGCTGTCGAGCGAGGCCTATGTCTCGCTGCTCAGCGCGGCGTCGAGCGAGGAGGAGCCGCCCGAAGCGATCGCGGCGCAGCTCGGCGAGCTGCGCGATGCCTTCGGATCGGCGACCGGCGCCGAACGCTATGCCGCGATGCAGGGGCTGTGGGGCGCGGGATCGAACCCGGCGCAGCGCTATGCCGCGCTCGTCGCGACCGCGCGCGCCGCGGCGGGGCTGCCGACCGGCACCAACGTCGGCGACGATCCGTGGCAGCTTCTGGGGTCGATGCTCGCCGCGGGGTACGACGCCAACGCGATGGCGTGGGTTCAGAAACTCGACGTCGGCAGCCGCGCGTGGGGCGTGATGGCGGTCGGATCGCCGCGCGCGCTGACCGGAGTGAGCGCGGGCAGCATCGGCAATTTCTCGGGCAATGACGACAGCGCCGATTCTCTGCGCTCGAAATTCCTCGTCGCGGGGCTGGCGGGCCTCGGACGCATAGACCCCGACCAGGCGGCATCGGCGGCGGGCGACCTCGACGTCGATCTCGGTAAGCAGACGCGCTGGTCGCGCGCGATCATGGCGGCCGCCGAACGGCGCGAGCCGGGGATGGTCGCGTTGATCGCGGCGGCAGGGATGCAGGGCGATTGGTCGAAGATTCCGCCCTATCACCTCTATTACATCACCCGCGCGCTGCGCGACGTCGGGCTCGAGGCCGAAGCGCGGATGATCGCCGCCGAAGCGCTGGTGCGTGTCTGACATAGTCCGATTCCCCGAGCGAAGCCGAGGGGCTCGTTCGAGCGAAGCGAGAACCTGCACCGTCGCTGCCTCGACTTCGCTCGGCAGGGCCCCTCGGCTTCGCTCGGGGAATCGGCTCAATGTGATAAGCTCCAGACCAATGAGCTTGAAGTGAGTGACGGCATCCTGATCGACCGCTTTCTGGAGATGATGGCGGCCGAGCGCGGGGCATCGCGCAACACGCTCGCGGCCTACAAGCGCGATCTGGAGCAGGCGGCGGAGAGGGTGCGCGGTTCGCTGGGCGAGGCGGGGGCCGACGATCTGCGCGCGCTGATGGCGGGCTACGCCTCGCTTGCGGCGAGCAGCGCGGCGCGCAAATTGTCGGCGTTGCGGCAATTCTTCGCTTTCCTGCTCGACGAGGGCGAGCGCGCCGACAATCCCGCGCTCGACATCGCGCGCCCGGCGACGCGGCGGCCTTTGCCGCGCATATTGACGCACGACGATGTCGAGCGGCTGTTCGCGCAGGCGGGCGAGGAAGCGGCAGGCGAAGCGCCGCCCGCGCAGGCGGTACGGATGCTGCTGCTGCTCGAACTTCTCTATGGATCGGGGCTGCGCGCGAGCGAACTCGTATCGCTGCCCCGCCGCGCGGCTTCGGGCGGGCGCGAGTTCCTGATCATTCGGGGGAAGGGCGACAAGGAGCGGCTGGTACCTCTGTCC
Proteins encoded in this window:
- the aroB gene encoding 3-dehydroquinate synthase, giving the protein MERLTVELGSRSYPILIGDGLIGEIGRHVAPLLKRPRTMIVTDEHVAPHYLDSVSAALAAEGVTVSSLVLPAGESSKSWAGLARLTEWLIGEGVERSDHVIALGGGVIGDLVGFACSVVKRGCAFVQVPTTLLAQVDSSVGGKTAINVTAGKNLIGAFHQPALVLIDPATLATLPRRELGAGYAEVVKYGLIDDAAFFAWCEANGAALLAGDGDARHKAIAHSVAAKARIVAADERETQDIRALLNLGHSFGHALEAETGYSDRLLHGEAVAAGMVLAHQFSAANGLCPPEDAARVRDHLASVDLPHSLASAGINTGGAALAAHMAHDKKVRGGKLPLILTRGIGRSFVTEDYGLDSVAAFLDDR
- a CDS encoding shikimate kinase; its protein translation is MSRNPNSPGPAASGPLTASIRERSIVLVGLMGSGKSTIGRRLAQRLGMAFADADDEIERAAGMTISDMFAKFGEAHFRDGERRVIARLLAGKPHVLATGGGAFINDETRALILKDSLSIWLDADIPTLVERVARRSHRPLLKNRDPGQVLRELAAVRNPIYAEAHIRVSSASSPHEYTVRAILEALSKWNA
- the fsa gene encoding fructose-6-phosphate aldolase, with the protein product MKFFADTAEIADIQELAATGLLDGVTTNPSLIAKSGRDFKEVTKEICAIVDGPVSAEVVALDHETMMKEAEILRRIADNVCIKVPLTIDGLKTCKALTSDGTMVNVTLCFSATQALLAAKAGATFVSPFVGRHDDNGFDGMQLIADIRLIYDNYAYDTEILVASVRHGIHVLEAAKIGADVMTAPPSVIKGLFKHVLTEKGIEGFLADWAKTGQSI
- a CDS encoding tyrosine recombinase, which translates into the protein MSDGILIDRFLEMMAAERGASRNTLAAYKRDLEQAAERVRGSLGEAGADDLRALMAGYASLAASSAARKLSALRQFFAFLLDEGERADNPALDIARPATRRPLPRILTHDDVERLFAQAGEEAAGEAPPAQAVRMLLLLELLYGSGLRASELVSLPRRAASGGREFLIIRGKGDKERLVPLSERTREGIDRWLPLVADGSPWLFPSGKAHLSRVRLFQMLRELAARAGIDPTAISPHVLRHAFATHLLEGGADLRALQLMLGHADIATTEIYTHVDSRRLVELVNRRHPLARMK
- a CDS encoding SHOCT domain-containing protein, whose protein sequence is MLDDLERLTKLWKDGALSDAEFEAQKGKLLATAPASTTDGDGDYREEPRSNKLAVYAGVGLIAVAVVGAGVLAYDYTSNSNRIVASIAADDEAAAATDEAQGPATATDAALQPESARELPLLDDDDHAARMCMVGAARTGQSFDNFMQAMYYTARVAQADNSNRPFMAKLSSASNNELLKKASFGAVPDDKLPRFMERCEEKFPDSRKGAEFGAPPADMAEFRFTCFGAAGVLKGIASEAGQQALVSKYENMSNLLRASNGAEWSTRYDLTSPEKVTSQIDAVLSVAMPKYRLDTLASACERYAL
- a CDS encoding iron-sulfur cluster assembly scaffold protein translates to MSGALYNRDILALAVGSVDFPPREGARHRISMRAPLCGSAIILDVDADDRGRVSGIGMHVEACALGQASATLLARHAVGKTLTELRAARNAIASWFAGEGGSPEWPGFDLLAAAQAYPARHGAILLPFDAAVAALEEQAAPA
- a CDS encoding CvpA family protein; translated protein: MANLTALDIIVLTLVGGGAVLGFLRGLVQEVTSLLAWVLAILAVRFFHPLVTDFVARWIEAPGGAAMLAFVILFGGVFALAKWGSRTMGQRSRASLVGGFDRGLGAGFGAIKGLIVATLLFMAATLLYDIGYGNAQRPAWMTDSRTYPALSATSAALSKVIAERRAEARSAQVDADKQAAADASAP
- the radA gene encoding DNA repair protein RadA encodes the protein MAKAKRQYVCQNCGAVSYRWQGQCADCGEWNTLVEEAAETVFSAKHDLSRGGRTLALETLDAHSVMPDRMLCGIAEFDRALGGGFVAGSATLIGGDPGIGKSTLLLQAAGRLAKAGKSVVYISGEEAAAQVRLRAQRLGLGDAPVALASATSVRDILATLDSRTADFVVIDSIQTMHSDLIDSAPGTVSQVRASAQELIRYAKDSGAAIVLVGHVTKDGTIAGPRVLEHMVDTVLAFEGERSHLYRILRAVKNRFGGTDEIGVFAMGEEGLGEVANPSSLFLTDRGRDVPGSVVFPALEGTRPVLVEVQALTVRLASGATPRRAVVGWDSGRLAMVLAVLEARCGLQMGAAEVYLNVAGGYRLTDPAADLAVAAALISAFSERPVPADAIVFGELSLSGEIRPVAHDALRLREAAKLGFSSGWGPKGMKGVNGIGVTGFARLGELVDLMLGRD
- a CDS encoding monovalent cation:proton antiporter-2 (CPA2) family protein is translated as MSLMGLAAGAAAAVSETATDAALLEGAILLGVATLFVLLFRRLGLGAVLGYLIAGALVGPHGLGLVGGAESKLAFAEIGIAFLLFLVGLELHPRRLWDMRRAIFGLGLAQVVVTGLILAGLIFVTLGFSWQAALALGLPLALSSTAQVLPSLKSSGRINSPFGEKAFSILLFQDLAIVPMITIIAALSRAPADPSAPPGWQMALTTVGAILILVLVGRFIVNPLLRLVGRYGERELFVVVGLLAVLASAAFMHSLHLSTALGAFIAGVMLADSPYRHEIEADVEPFRLVLLGLFFLAVGMVLDVGVVMQRPLLVLALAAGLVAVKTAVLTLLVRLFGKPWSTALGLGLLLSQGGEFGFLLFTQAADAMLVAPAAASLFSAVVTLSMMTTPFLMLFARNLEYSPGSEADLDDPENAPRGSALVIGYGRFGQIVAQMLHAVDCSVTLIDKKPSQIELSGRFDTKVYFGDGLRIDVLRRAGAEEARLIIFCTDDRSLDAAALAPVVEAFPNARVLTRVFDRRQLLAIDGAGTVGAVREVFESSIALGAMALEQLEVAPREIEDVEMALRQLDAERLGMQMSEGDLGAGHDYRFVAGGGRQAASVLEALRERRAAAKRAREEAEAGQAA